A genomic window from Camelina sativa cultivar DH55 chromosome 2, Cs, whole genome shotgun sequence includes:
- the LOC104726324 gene encoding AT-hook motif nuclear-localized protein 4-like isoform X1: MEEREGTNNNNLATSFGLKQHQQHEAPRPPPPPGFHMEPPRSENPNLFPVGQSSTASASASVKAPENAAPPFSLTMPVENSSSELKKKRGRPRKYNPDGSLAVTLSPMPISSSVPLASSEFGSRRRGRGRGRGRGRGRGRGRGSVIGSGSGEPNNNNNNWHKAPQMFEFDNSPSSAFAGGGLAELGSPSFTPHVLTVNAGEDVTMKIMTFSQQGSRAICVLSANGPISNVTLRQSMTSGGTLTFEGHFEILSLTGSFIPSESGGTRSRSGGMSVSLAGPDGRVFGGGLAGLFIAAGPVQVMVGSFVAGQEETQQQQQQIKKQRRERLGIPTTTQGSNISFGGSAEDPKARYGINKPVVIQPPTVSAPPPVSFSHEPSTNTVHGYYANNTANHIKDLFSSLPGEYEEEDEEDLDGEDDEEFGGHSESDTEVPN; encoded by the exons ATGGAGGAGAGAGAAGgaactaacaacaacaaccttgCTACCAGTTTTGGTCtgaaacaacatcaacaacatgAAGCtcctcgtcctcctcctcctcctggttTCCACATGGAGCCACCGCGgtctgaaaaccctaatcttttTCCGGTGGGTCAATCCAGCACTGCCTCCGCCTCTGCGTCGGTGAAAGCTCCTGAGAATGCTGCTCCTCCTTTTAGCTTGACAATGCCGGTTGAGAATTCGTCTTctgagttgaagaagaagagagggagaCCTAGGAAGTATAACCCTGACGGCTCTCTCGCTGTGACTCTCTCTCCTATGCCCATCTCCTCCTCTGTTCCGTTGGCGTCGTCGGAGTTTGGCTCTCGGAGAAGAGGTAGAGGGcgagggagagggagaggaagaggaagaggacgaggaCGAGGGAGCGTAATTGGAAGTGGTAGTGGAGagcccaacaacaacaataacaattgGCACAAGGCTCCTCAGATGTTCGAATTCGACAACAGTCCTAGTTCTG CTTTTGCAGGTGGAGGACTTGCAGAACTTGGCAGTCCAAGTTTTACACCTCATGTGCTTACAGTAAACGCCGGTGAG GATGTGACAATGAAGATAATGACCTTCTCTCAACAAGGCTCTCGTGCTATCTGCGTTCTTTCAGCCAATGGTCCCATTTCCAATGTCACACTTCGTCAATCTATGACATCTGGTGGTACTCTCACTTTTGAG GGTCATTTTGAGATTCTTTCTTTGACTGGTTCATTTATACCAAGCGAGAGTGGAGGAACCAGAAGCAGATCCGGCGGGATGAGTGTGTCCCTTGCTGGACCTGATGGTCGTGTCTTTGGTGGTGGACTTGCCGGTCTCTTTATAGCCGCTGGTCCTGTTCAG GTGATGGTAGGGAGCTTTGTAGCGGGTCAGGAGGAaacgcagcagcagcagcagcagataaagaagcaaagaagggaAAGACTCGGGATCCCAACAACAACTCAAGGTTCTAACATCTCATTTGGTGGATCAGCGGAAGATCCAAAGGCTAGATACGGGATCAACAAGCCTGTTGTTATTCAACCACCAACCGTGTCAGCACCACCACCTGTGTCCTTTTCGCATGAGCCAAGCACTAACACAGTCCATGGTTACTATGCAAATAACACCGCTAACCATATCAAGgatctcttctcttccctcCCTGGAGaatatgaggaagaagatgaggaggatTTAGAcggtgaagatgatgaagaatttGGAGGCCATAGCGAATCTGACACCGAGGTTCCAAACTGA
- the LOC104726324 gene encoding AT-hook motif nuclear-localized protein 4-like isoform X2 has protein sequence MEEREGTNNNNLATSFGLKQHQQHEAPRPPPPPGFHMEPPRSENPNLFPVGQSSTASASASVKAPENAAPPFSLTMPVENSSSELKKKRGRPRKYNPDGSLAVTLSPMPISSSVPLASSEFGSRRRGRGRGRGRGRGRGRGRGSVIGSGSGEPNNNNNNWHKAPQMFEFDNSPSSGGGLAELGSPSFTPHVLTVNAGEDVTMKIMTFSQQGSRAICVLSANGPISNVTLRQSMTSGGTLTFEGHFEILSLTGSFIPSESGGTRSRSGGMSVSLAGPDGRVFGGGLAGLFIAAGPVQVMVGSFVAGQEETQQQQQQIKKQRRERLGIPTTTQGSNISFGGSAEDPKARYGINKPVVIQPPTVSAPPPVSFSHEPSTNTVHGYYANNTANHIKDLFSSLPGEYEEEDEEDLDGEDDEEFGGHSESDTEVPN, from the exons ATGGAGGAGAGAGAAGgaactaacaacaacaaccttgCTACCAGTTTTGGTCtgaaacaacatcaacaacatgAAGCtcctcgtcctcctcctcctcctggttTCCACATGGAGCCACCGCGgtctgaaaaccctaatcttttTCCGGTGGGTCAATCCAGCACTGCCTCCGCCTCTGCGTCGGTGAAAGCTCCTGAGAATGCTGCTCCTCCTTTTAGCTTGACAATGCCGGTTGAGAATTCGTCTTctgagttgaagaagaagagagggagaCCTAGGAAGTATAACCCTGACGGCTCTCTCGCTGTGACTCTCTCTCCTATGCCCATCTCCTCCTCTGTTCCGTTGGCGTCGTCGGAGTTTGGCTCTCGGAGAAGAGGTAGAGGGcgagggagagggagaggaagaggaagaggacgaggaCGAGGGAGCGTAATTGGAAGTGGTAGTGGAGagcccaacaacaacaataacaattgGCACAAGGCTCCTCAGATGTTCGAATTCGACAACAGTCCTAGTTCTG GTGGAGGACTTGCAGAACTTGGCAGTCCAAGTTTTACACCTCATGTGCTTACAGTAAACGCCGGTGAG GATGTGACAATGAAGATAATGACCTTCTCTCAACAAGGCTCTCGTGCTATCTGCGTTCTTTCAGCCAATGGTCCCATTTCCAATGTCACACTTCGTCAATCTATGACATCTGGTGGTACTCTCACTTTTGAG GGTCATTTTGAGATTCTTTCTTTGACTGGTTCATTTATACCAAGCGAGAGTGGAGGAACCAGAAGCAGATCCGGCGGGATGAGTGTGTCCCTTGCTGGACCTGATGGTCGTGTCTTTGGTGGTGGACTTGCCGGTCTCTTTATAGCCGCTGGTCCTGTTCAG GTGATGGTAGGGAGCTTTGTAGCGGGTCAGGAGGAaacgcagcagcagcagcagcagataaagaagcaaagaagggaAAGACTCGGGATCCCAACAACAACTCAAGGTTCTAACATCTCATTTGGTGGATCAGCGGAAGATCCAAAGGCTAGATACGGGATCAACAAGCCTGTTGTTATTCAACCACCAACCGTGTCAGCACCACCACCTGTGTCCTTTTCGCATGAGCCAAGCACTAACACAGTCCATGGTTACTATGCAAATAACACCGCTAACCATATCAAGgatctcttctcttccctcCCTGGAGaatatgaggaagaagatgaggaggatTTAGAcggtgaagatgatgaagaatttGGAGGCCATAGCGAATCTGACACCGAGGTTCCAAACTGA
- the LOC104726335 gene encoding 65-kDa microtubule-associated protein 3 has translation MASIQKDPILQVETTCGSLLYELQIIWDEVGETETDRDKMLLELERECLEVYRRKVDQANRCRAQLRQAIADAEAELATICSAMGERPVHIRQSDQSVGSLKQELGTILPELEEMQKRKIERRNQFVVVLEEIDSIANDIKGQGEHVHSKPLIDETDLSMRKLEELHCQLQALQKEKSDRVEMIRNHLCTLYSHCSVLGMDFNEVVGQVNPTLSDPEGPRSLSDHTIEKLGAAVQKLREVKIQRMQRLQDLATTMLELWNLMDTPIEEQQEYQHITCNIAASEHEITEANSLSEEFIKYVEAEVVRLDAVKTSKMKELVLKKRSELEDICRKTHLLPVSDSAIDQTIAAIESGIVDATMVLEHLEQHISKIKEEALSRKEILERVEKWLSACDEESWLEEYNRDDNRYNAGRGAHLTLKRAEKARNLVNKLPGMVEALASKTIVWEQEKGIEFLYDGIRLLSMLEEYNLLRQEREEEHRRQRDQKKLQGQLIAEQEALYGSKPSPSKPLGGKKAPRMSTGGATNRRLSLGAGMHQTPKPNKKADHRQNDGALSNGRRGLDIAGLPTRKQSMNPSELLQSPLVRKPFSPIPTTVVASKANIATTTQQHLKHNAVNEMSSFATPVKNNNNNNILRNLEEEKMMTMMMQTPKNVAAMIPVPSTPATISVPMHTAPTPFTTNARSMSMSEKPEVLEYSFEERRLAFMLQSECGLV, from the exons ATGGCTTCTATTCAAAAAGATCCGATTCTTCAAGTAGAGACAACTTGTGGATCTCTCTTATACGAACTCcag ATTATTTGGGATGAAGTTGGAGAAACAGAAACTGATAGAGATAAGATGTTACTTGAGCTTGAGCGTGAATGTTTAGAAGTTTATAGAAGAAAAGTTGATCAAGCGAATCGATGTAGAGCTCAGCTAAGGCAAGCAATTGCTGATGCTGAAGCAGAGCTAGCTACAATCTGTTCTGCTATGGGGGAACGTCCTGTTCATATTAGACAG TCTGATCAAAGCGTTGGGAGCTTGAAGCAAGAGCTAGGGACGATTCTTCCTGAACTTGAAGAGATGCAGAAGAGGAAAATTGAAAGAAGGAACCAGTTCGTTGTTGTCCTGGAGGAGATAGATAGTATTGCTAATGATATTAAAGGTCAAGGAGAACATGTTCACTCTAAACCACTTATTGATGAGACTGACTTGTCTATGAGAAAGCTTGAAGAGTTACACTGCCAGCTGCAAGCACTTCAGAAGGAAAAG AGTGATCGTGTGGAAATGATTCGGAATCACTTGTGTACATTGTATTCACATTGTTCAGTACTTGGGATGGACTTCAATGAGGTTGTTGGCCAAGTGAATCCTACATTGAGTGATCCAGAAGGACCAAGGAGCTTAAGCGATCATACAATCGAGAAATTGGGGGCTGCAGTTCAAAAGCTGAGGGAAGTCAAGATACAGAGAATGCAGAGG CTTCAAGATCTAGCAACAACAATGTTGGAGCTCTGGAATTTGATGGATACACCCATAGAAGAGCAACAAGAGTATCAGCATATAACCTGCAATATAGCTGCATCAGAACATGAAATCACTGAAGCCAATAGTCTCTCGGAAGAATTCATTAAATAT GTTGAGGCAGAAGTTGTTCGATTGGACGCTGTCAAAACAAGCAAAATGAAAGAACTTGTTTTGAAGAAAAGGTCAGAACTAGAGGATATATGTAGGAAAACCCACTTGTTGCCAGTTTCAGACAGTGCTATAGACCAGACTATAGCGGCGATAGAATCTGGTATTGTGGATGCTACAATGGTCCTGGAGCATCTTGAGCAACATATCTCTAAGATCAAAGAGGAAGCTTTAAGCCGAAAGGAGATACTAGAAAGGGTTGAGAAATGGTTATCTGCCTGCGATGAAGAAAGTTGGCTTGAAGAATACAACAGG GATGATAACCGATACAATGCTGGAAGAGGGGCTCATCTTACTCTCAAGCGTGCTGAGAAAGCTCGTAATCTTGTTAACAAGCTTCCAG GAATGGTTGAAGCACTGGCCTCGAAGACTATTGTTTGGGAACAAGAAAAGGGGATTGAATTTCTATATGATGGT ATCCGTCTCCTTTCTATGCTTGAGGAGTATAATTTACTGAGGcaggaaagagaagaagaacaccgTCGCCAGCGG GATCAGAAGAAGCTTCAAGGACAGCTCATTGCAGAACAAGAGGCTCTTTACGGGTCCAAACCGAGCCCATCTAAACCCCTTGGTGGTAAAAAGGCTCCAAGAATGTCGACCGGTGGTGCAACCAACCGAAGACTTTCCTTAGGAGCAGGAATGCATCAGACTCCTAAGCCTAACAAGAAAGCAGATCATCGACAGAATGATGGAGCTTTATCAAATG GAAGAAGAGGGCTTGATATTGCAGGGCTTCCCACAAGGAAACAGTCAATGAATCCTTCTGAGCTGTTGCAATCTCCATTAGTTCGCAAACCATTCTCGCCCATTCCGACTACGGTGGTTGCATCAAAGGCCAACATAGCAACAACAACCCAACAACATCTGAAACACAACGCAGTGAATGAGATGTCATCGTTTGCAACTCctgtcaagaacaacaacaacaacaacattcttaggaatttggaagaagagaagatgatgactaTGATGATGCAAACACCGAAGAACGTTGCTGCTATGATTCCAGTCCCATCAACACCAGCAACAATCTCTGTTCCAATGCATACCGCACCAACACCATTCACCACCAATGCAAGATCAATGTCAATGTCTGAAAAGCCTGAAGTTTTGGAGTATTCGTTTGAGGAACGAAGACTCGCCTTCATGCTACAGTCTGAATGTGGTTTGGTTTGA